Proteins found in one Bombus terrestris chromosome 1, iyBomTerr1.2, whole genome shotgun sequence genomic segment:
- the LOC100652103 gene encoding uncharacterized protein LOC100652103 isoform X2 → MLVDLLRVDAQTLNLEYTNKIMTILESCWSPFVWTNNIKTGCKAIAFYTIAISIICITLVCYQLNGGDSSQLYNPLFEADIRGSMQIAGGFMIFYFALLIISSGLLMHGLREGIRGWLLPWLILWFIVCLFQLVFGLWLVGGYYIYLDATFAAMCIWLWMSYNIPLVSSVE, encoded by the exons ATGTTGGTAGACCTTTTACGTGTTGACGCCCAAACCTTGAATCTTGAATACACCAACAA aATCATGACCATATTGGAATCCTGCTGGTCACCATTTGTTTGGACCAATAACATCAAGACAGGATGCAAAGCTATTGCTTTTTATACAATa GCAATTAGTATAATATGCATTACATTGGTATGTTATCAATTAAATGGAGGCGATTCATCTCAATTGTATAATCCTCTGTTTGAGGCTGATATTAGAGGAT CAATGCAAATTGCTGGAGGatttatgatcttttattttgcTCTCTTGATAATATCAAGCGGTTTGTTGATGCATGGATTAAGAGAAGGAATAAGAGGATGGTTACTTCCCTGGCTTATATTATGGTTCATTGTATGTTTATTCCAATTAGTTTTTGGACTTTGGCTTGTAGGAGGTTATTACATCTAT CTTGATGCAACATTTGCAGCGATGTGTATTTGGTTATGGATGTCCTATAAT ATTCCATTAGTTTCAAGCGTCGAATGA
- the LOC100652103 gene encoding uncharacterized protein LOC100652103 isoform X3, translating to MTILESCWSPFVWTNNIKTGCKAIAFYTIAISIICITLVCYQLNGGDSSQLYNPLFEADIRGSMQIAGGFMIFYFALLIISSGLLMHGLREGIRGWLLPWLILWFIVCLFQLVFGLWLVGGYYIYLDATFAAMCIWLWMSYNIYCWLVVLSMYKIFEELQSPNIELLWP from the exons ATGACCATATTGGAATCCTGCTGGTCACCATTTGTTTGGACCAATAACATCAAGACAGGATGCAAAGCTATTGCTTTTTATACAATa GCAATTAGTATAATATGCATTACATTGGTATGTTATCAATTAAATGGAGGCGATTCATCTCAATTGTATAATCCTCTGTTTGAGGCTGATATTAGAGGAT CAATGCAAATTGCTGGAGGatttatgatcttttattttgcTCTCTTGATAATATCAAGCGGTTTGTTGATGCATGGATTAAGAGAAGGAATAAGAGGATGGTTACTTCCCTGGCTTATATTATGGTTCATTGTATGTTTATTCCAATTAGTTTTTGGACTTTGGCTTGTAGGAGGTTATTACATCTAT CTTGATGCAACATTTGCAGCGATGTGTATTTGGTTATGGATGTCCTATAAT ATATATTGTTGGTTAGTTGTGTTatcaatgtacaaaatatttgaagaattacAATCTCCGAATATAGAGCTTTTATGGCCTTAA
- the LOC100652103 gene encoding uncharacterized protein LOC100652103 isoform X1 produces MLVDLLRVDAQTLNLEYTNKIMTILESCWSPFVWTNNIKTGCKAIAFYTIAISIICITLVCYQLNGGDSSQLYNPLFEADIRGSMQIAGGFMIFYFALLIISSGLLMHGLREGIRGWLLPWLILWFIVCLFQLVFGLWLVGGYYIYLDATFAAMCIWLWMSYNIYCWLVVLSMYKIFEELQSPNIELLWP; encoded by the exons ATGTTGGTAGACCTTTTACGTGTTGACGCCCAAACCTTGAATCTTGAATACACCAACAA aATCATGACCATATTGGAATCCTGCTGGTCACCATTTGTTTGGACCAATAACATCAAGACAGGATGCAAAGCTATTGCTTTTTATACAATa GCAATTAGTATAATATGCATTACATTGGTATGTTATCAATTAAATGGAGGCGATTCATCTCAATTGTATAATCCTCTGTTTGAGGCTGATATTAGAGGAT CAATGCAAATTGCTGGAGGatttatgatcttttattttgcTCTCTTGATAATATCAAGCGGTTTGTTGATGCATGGATTAAGAGAAGGAATAAGAGGATGGTTACTTCCCTGGCTTATATTATGGTTCATTGTATGTTTATTCCAATTAGTTTTTGGACTTTGGCTTGTAGGAGGTTATTACATCTAT CTTGATGCAACATTTGCAGCGATGTGTATTTGGTTATGGATGTCCTATAAT ATATATTGTTGGTTAGTTGTGTTatcaatgtacaaaatatttgaagaattacAATCTCCGAATATAGAGCTTTTATGGCCTTAA